GAGAACGGGTCCAAATCAATGCTGTCAGATTGTGCGTAGGCTTGTTCTTGAAAGCTTGAGAAAGCTAGGCCGATGAGCAAAGCGCCGATGAGCGTATGGTTAATGCGTTTTCGCTGCAGCGCAAGAAGACCAAAAATTAGGACAAACCAAAGCACTTGGCTACCATCGGTGCTGGCGCACGAGCTGCCTAGACTTTCATAACCTTCCCCCAGTCTGGGGTTTGCACAAACAGGGTCACCGAAACAATCTTCGTCGTCGCAATCCAAGACGCCATCAGAATCGTTATCGAGTCCATCCGAGCATGCTGATTCAGGCGGGTCGCAAGCATCGCCAAGGCTATCTCCGTCGTAGTCCCCTTGATCGCTGTTGGACACATCAGGGCAGTTGTCCTCTGTGTCTCCTATGCCGTCGTTGTCACGGTCATCATCTAGATAATCGGCCAGTCCATCTCCATCTTCGTCTAGAGTCGCTTCATCACTATCCGGGATACCATCTCCGTCAGAATCTAGATCTAGCCAGCTGACCAATCCGTCTTCGTCGGGATCATCTGAACCTATACTTTGCCCCATCTGATATTCGTCTGAAGTGGGGATAGAGTCGTTATCATCATCGGTATCGAAAACGTTGGGCGTGTTGTCTCCGTCGGTATCTTGCGGGTTCATTAGGTCGGTTCCAACTTCGGTCCCGTCATTGATACCATCGCCGTCTGAGTCGGGGTTTGTTGGCATACTACCCAGCCGATATTCATGAGCACTGCTAAGCCCATCTACATCCTGGTCGGCCTGACTGCCATTGGTGTCATCGGAGTCTAGGAAGTCGACAATACTATCCCCATCCACATCCTGGTAGGATTCCACTTCATCGGAAACGGTGTCACCATCTGAATCGGTGTCGAGGTGATTGTCTCGACCATCTCCATCGATGTCTGCTCCAAAGCGAAGGCTAAATGCGTATTCTATGGCAGTGGGGATGCCGTCTTGATCATCATCGGTGTCGCGGTAGTTGGGTGTGCCATCTTCGTCGCTATCAATGGTGCTGGACTCGATCTGATCGTGGATTCCATCGTTGTCGCTGTCGGTATCGAGAGCATCGATATCTCCATCGTTGTCACTGTCTCGGGGGGTTTCACCGCCTTGGGTTTCAATACTGTCCGAGATGCCGTCTTGATCCGTATCGATGGCGTAAGCGTAGGTACCAAGAATTGACTCCTCAGCATTGGGAATTCCATCGCCATCGGCATCGCTATCGGGAGTATCGGCGTCGTTGGGATCAATGTAGTTGGGGACTCCATCGAGATCTTGGTCGGCTAGAAGCTCTGTTGCATCGTCGGTTCCGTCGTTGTCGCTGTCCAGGTCGTAGGCATTAATGAGTCCGTCACCATCGGCATCGGCGAGTAGGGCGAGGGCGCTATGTTCTTCCGCAGATGGGATACCATCGCCGTCGTCATCGGTGTCTCGATAATTGGCTAGGCTATCTCCATCGAGATCGCTGGCTCCCTCAACGCTGTCAGGTATGCCATCGTTATCTGAGTCGGTATCGAGTGCATCTATGGTACCATCGTTATCGGTATCGGCAGTTCCTTCTTCGCTATCGCTAAGACCATCTGAATCTGTATCCGTCTGGAGCGGGTTCGTTAGATTTTGTATCTCTTCGTCGTTTGCGATGCCGTCACCGTCAGTATCTAACGAGTCGTCTTCATGAGTGCCATCTAGATAGTCTGGTATACCGTCGTCATCGCCATCGCTCAGTCCTTCATCTTGATCGTTCTCACCATCGCCGTCTGAATCTGTATCGAGGTAATTGGGGATACCATCTTGGTCCACGTCGTGACCAAAGATATCACCGTCACGTTGATGCTCTGTGGCTGTAGCAATTCCATCGCCATCGTCATCGCTCGAACGCCAGGCACCCGTACCGTCGCTTAAGAGGTCGATGGTTCCTTCTTGTAAGTCCGAGATCCCATCGTCGTCGCTGTCGGGGTCCAGAGCGTCTAATATTCCATCTTCGTCTGTATCAATGGATAATCCGCCATTGGTTTCTACTGCGTCACTGATCCCATCTTGGTCGGAGTCTGAGAGGAGTGTATTGGTCCCTAAGGCGATTTCGTCCCCATCGAAAAGTGTGTCTCCGTCTGTGTCTGCGCCGGGGTTAACGGCTTCATCAGGGTCCAGGAAAGCTACAATGCTGTTACCGTTGCGATCTGCAACGCCTTCAGTTGCATCATCGATCCCATCTCCATCGGCATCTGTATCGGCCCAGTTGGGTTGGTTATCGTTGTCTACATCACTGTTGCCGTTTGCGTATAAAACCTCTTGAGCGGTTGAAATCGAATCGTTGTCGTCGTCGGTGTCTAAGTAGTTTGGTCTGGTGTCCGAATCGAAGTCGTTTTCACCTTCGTCTATATCAAGGGCCGTGTCTCCATCGGAGTCTTCGTCACGCCAGTTGGGTAGGTTGTCGTTATCCATGTCGGCGCTGAATTGCGAGGCGGCGATAAGTTCTGTGAGGGTGGGAATGCCATCGTTATCGTCATCGGTATCTAAATAGTCTGGTATGTTGTCGTTGTCTCCATCTAGACCGGCTTCGACTTCGTCGGAGATACCATCGCCATCGCTGTCGGTATCTCTCCAGTTTTCAATTTGGTCTAGGTCACTGTCTACCAGTGGAGCAGCGTCCGCCAGCTCAGTGATCGTGGGGATTCCGTCGTTGTCATCATCGGTGTCGAGGTAATCATAAAAGGAATCACCGTCGGTATTGTCTCGGCCCTCTACTTGGTCCCGAACGTTATCGCCATCGGCGTCATTGTCATGCCAGTTAAGGAGGGAGTCATTGTCTATGTCGTTGCTGTTGGCTACTCCGGAGATATCGAGCACCGCCGCATCGTTTCGTTCATCAAGTGTAGAGATCTGATCACCGTCATCGTCTGAGTCAATGAAGTCGGGAAGGCCGTCATTGTCTAAGTCTTCCGTGCCCTCGTCACCGTCGAAGAGGCCGTCGCCATCAGAGTCAATATCGAACCAGTTTGGAATGGCATCCGAGTCGGCGTTGACCACCCCAGCAGCGATGCTGGCCGCATATTCAACGGATGTTGGAATCGAATCGTTATCAT
This sequence is a window from Deltaproteobacteria bacterium. Protein-coding genes within it:
- a CDS encoding OmpA family protein translates to MHQPPHAPYDLAGAYPSARVVLSYFENKYSQLYFTLIALLLFAGCSADQGSFQIDSVSPQTHSIAGVDSDGDGIDDDDEGAWDNDGDLIPNYLDEDDDNDSIPTSVEYAASIAAGVVNADSDAIPNWFDIDSDGDGLFDGDEGTEDLDNDGLPDFIDSDDDGDQISTLDERNDAAVLDISGVANSNDIDNDSLLNWHDNDADGDNVRDQVEGRDNTDGDSFYDYLDTDDDNDGIPTITELADAAPLVDSDLDQIENWRDTDSDGDGISDEVEAGLDGDNDNIPDYLDTDDDNDGIPTLTELIAASQFSADMDNDNLPNWRDEDSDGDTALDIDEGENDFDSDTRPNYLDTDDDNDSISTAQEVLYANGNSDVDNDNQPNWADTDADGDGIDDATEGVADRNGNSIVAFLDPDEAVNPGADTDGDTLFDGDEIALGTNTLLSDSDQDGISDAVETNGGLSIDTDEDGILDALDPDSDDDGISDLQEGTIDLLSDGTGAWRSSDDDGDGIATATEHQRDGDIFGHDVDQDGIPNYLDTDSDGDGENDQDEGLSDGDDDGIPDYLDGTHEDDSLDTDGDGIANDEEIQNLTNPLQTDTDSDGLSDSEEGTADTDNDGTIDALDTDSDNDGIPDSVEGASDLDGDSLANYRDTDDDGDGIPSAEEHSALALLADADGDGLINAYDLDSDNDGTDDATELLADQDLDGVPNYIDPNDADTPDSDADGDGIPNAEESILGTYAYAIDTDQDGISDSIETQGGETPRDSDNDGDIDALDTDSDNDGIHDQIESSTIDSDEDGTPNYRDTDDDQDGIPTAIEYAFSLRFGADIDGDGRDNHLDTDSDGDTVSDEVESYQDVDGDSIVDFLDSDDTNGSQADQDVDGLSSAHEYRLGSMPTNPDSDGDGINDGTEVGTDLMNPQDTDGDNTPNVFDTDDDNDSIPTSDEYQMGQSIGSDDPDEDGLVSWLDLDSDGDGIPDSDEATLDEDGDGLADYLDDDRDNDGIGDTEDNCPDVSNSDQGDYDGDSLGDACDPPESACSDGLDNDSDGVLDCDDEDCFGDPVCANPRLGEGYESLGSSCASTDGSQVLWFVLIFGLLALQRKRINHTLIGALLIGLAFSSFQEQAYAQSDSIDLDPFSQLPANSANIGNVATSSTVPNLRLVIGVSLKYSDKPLTIGLSDGSAGDANPRVPELTRVIGSQLKLDFSITLGILDWVDIGVSIPTINNLDVNGSSLGRTQTELGGYGLGDIKLALRTRLHPEKALGDFGLAALVVAHLPTGNPTGLRGEGEAVINLPRNPDATPQTQSSFRVEPRIVADVVMEGARFAVNLGYQIRPTVQMFDALASNTFTYGLALESPVWDAWQLAATLNGAMATKDSINPNDTENPLEGHNTSGTDIALLVSHTGESGIQYTLSAQSSLSDGPGSSGLRVAAGLRYDFDMIDPDNIDTDGDGLRDGLDHCPGVPEDADGFADDDGCPELDNDMDGIADTEDKCPDLSEDLDGFEDTDGCNDPDNDNDLIPDVKDECPGQAEDRDGFDDSDGCPEVDNDYDGVLDADDKCPMEAEDMDGFEDSDGCPELDNDKDGTLDTDDSCPSDPKNQCIAARQGDFIRFHGKILFELGKAKLLSQSLGIIEAVIEVLRNSDDIRLVEIRGHTDSSGDAEYNRSLSQSRAESVMKYMIGAGISAKRLRAVGYGEEKSLRSNDTETGRAVNRRVEFQIIRLD